The following coding sequences are from one Humulus lupulus chromosome X, drHumLupu1.1, whole genome shotgun sequence window:
- the LOC133806120 gene encoding uncharacterized protein LOC133806120: MLQTVGQFNGMQTDDHHLHHPLFNEVCDSFKLPRFTKDALRLKLFPYSLRDRARTWLNSLPSDSVTTWQELAERFLMKYFPPTKNAKLYNEITSFEQLDKESLYEAWERFKELLQKFPHHGIPHCIQMETFYNGQNAHTRMVVDASLNGRKVAGIHDVDAITSLAAQVSSILNMLKKMNMGMNQSMGQPMGTQMGQMENISCVYCCDGHTFDSCPSNPVALSGIIEELNNQVGQLANELRNRPHGALPSDTENPINVGKEHCKAITLRSGKELENTKINSGHDGEPSSIQINEEIQKDAEIHSVQKSASAQNAAGMRQHSCPDISISKQPPPFPQCFQK; encoded by the exons ATGCTTCAAACTGTGGGCCAGTTCAATGGGATGCAAACAGATGATCATCACCTTCATCATCCCTTGTTCAATGAAGTGTGTGATTCTTTCAAGTTGCCCAGATTTACAAAGGATGCCCTGAGATTGAAGTTATTCCCATACTCCTTGAGAGACAGAGCAAGAACTTGGTTGAACTCTTTGCCTTCAGATTCTGTGACTACTTGGCAAGAGTTGGCTGAGCGGTTTttgatgaagtactttcctccCACTAAGAATGCCAAGCTCTACAATGAGATTACTTCATTTGAACAACTTGATAAGGAATCTTTATATGAGGCATGGGAGCGGTTTAAGGAGTTGTTGCAAAAATTCCCTCATCATGGCATTCCTCATTGCATCCAGATGGAGACATTTTATAATGGTCAAAACGCCCATACTAGAATGGTAGTTGATGCTTCGTTGAATG GTAGAAAGGTGGCTGGCATTCATGATGTAGATGCCATCACTTCCTTGGCAGCCCAAGTTTCCTCTATTTTGAATATGCTCAAGAAAATGAACATGGGGATGAATCAATCAATGGGGCAGCCTATGGGGACACAAATGGGGCAAATGGAGAACATTTCTTGTGTGTATTGTTGTGATGGTCATACTTTTGACAGCTGTCCTTCCAATCCAGTAGCT CTAAGTGGTATCATTGAGGAACTTAATAACCAAGTTGGGCAACTAGCTAATGAGCTTAGAAATAGACCCCATGGTGCATTGCCAAGTGATACCGAGAATCCAATAAATGTGGGCAAGGAACATTGTAAAGCCATCACTTTGAGAAGCGGGAAAGAGTTGGAGAATACAAAGATAAATTCAGGGCACGATggtgagccctcttcaatccaaataaatgaggaaATCCAAAAAGATGCTGAAATTCATAGTGTACAAAAATCCGCCTCTGCCCAGAATGCTGCAGGAATGCGGCAACATAGTTGCCCAGACATCTCAATTTCAAAGCAGCCACCTCCATTTCCTCAGTGTTTTCAGAAGTAA